AGGTTGGGGAACGATGGTTTGCCCGGTTTGGCGGGGTCATTCTGAGCGATGCGGAAAAGGTGGTCCACGCCGTCACCCCTTTGTTGGAAAAACCCTTTTGTCTGCGCCAGCCGAGAAGGGTCGTCCTGCCTTTGGCTGGCAATCGGGACGCCGTCAATTCAAGGAGAATCGAGCATGACTGATGCTTTCATGATCAACCGGTTCATGGATGAACTTTTGGTGGAACACGGGCTCTCGGCCAACACCCTGGAGGCCTATCGCCAGGATTTGGAGGGTTTATCCGCATTTTTAGCCCTCCGTGGCGGTGATCTGTTGCGGGCCGATCGCGAGACGCTTCTCTGCTATCTCAGCGCATTGACTGCCCGGGATATGGCGGCCAGTTCCGTGGCCCGCAAGCAGTCGGCGTTTCGGCGCTTTTATCGGCATCTGGTTTTGCGCGACGAGCGGGAGGATGATCCCACCCATCTGTTGGACTCCCCCCATCTGCAACGCCATTTGCCGCAAATCCTGAATGAAGAGGAGGTCGAATCCCTGCTGAACGCCCCGGATCGCAGCACCGAGTTGGGTCTGCGGGATGCGGCCATGCTGGAACTGCTCTATGCCACGGGTCTGCGCGTATCCGAGTTGATCTTTCTGGAAACGGACAGCATCGAACCGGGTTTCGGTTTTGTGCGGGTGGTGGGGAAGGGAGACAAGGAACGCCTGGTGCCGGTCGGAGAGGCGGCCCTGGATATTGTGGAAAAGTATCGGCGCTCGGCGCGCCTGCTCCTGTTGGCGGGAAGCCCGACCCGCGCCCTGTTCGTGACAGCCCGGGGCGGTCCCATGACCCGGCAAAATTTTTGGTATGTCATCCGCCGTCATGCCGTCATGGCAGGCATCACCAAACCTTTGTCACCTCATCTGCTGCGCCACTCGTTTGCCTCACATCTGCTCAACCATGGCGCCGACCTGCGGGCCGTGCAGATGATGCTTGGCCATGCCGATATCTCGACCACGGAAATCTATACCCACCTGGCCCAGGATCGCCTGAAACAGATTCATCGGCAACTGCATCCAAGGGCCTGATCGCACGTGAAATTCATCGACCCAAGAATCGACTTTGCCTTCAAGAGGATCTTCGGCAGCGAAGATGCGAAGGATATTTTGATCAGTTTTCTTGAGAGCCTCCTGGAACTTGAGGGTGAACGCCGCATTGTTGAACTGACGATCCTGGACCCCTTTTTGGCGCCGAAGGTCCGTGAACTGAAATACTCGGTACTGGATGTCAAATGCCGGGATCATCGTGGCGTTTCCTATATTGTGGAGATGCAGATTCAGAAGACGGCTGCTTTCCTGAAACGGATCCAGTACAACGCCGCCAAGGCCTACGTTCACCAGATTGAAAAAGGCGAAGATTATCCCAAGCTCAACCAGGTGATTGCCATCACCATCACCGATTTTCC
This portion of the Magnetococcales bacterium genome encodes:
- the xerD gene encoding site-specific tyrosine recombinase XerD, which produces MTDAFMINRFMDELLVEHGLSANTLEAYRQDLEGLSAFLALRGGDLLRADRETLLCYLSALTARDMAASSVARKQSAFRRFYRHLVLRDEREDDPTHLLDSPHLQRHLPQILNEEEVESLLNAPDRSTELGLRDAAMLELLYATGLRVSELIFLETDSIEPGFGFVRVVGKGDKERLVPVGEAALDIVEKYRRSARLLLLAGSPTRALFVTARGGPMTRQNFWYVIRRHAVMAGITKPLSPHLLRHSFASHLLNHGADLRAVQMMLGHADISTTEIYTHLAQDRLKQIHRQLHPRA